A genomic window from Terriglobia bacterium includes:
- the ftsW gene encoding putative lipid II flippase FtsW, producing the protein MPRRLEMDRWLFGVTLTLCFAGAVMVYSASAVTAGEQYGESAHFLLRQLVWLVLGLGGMLALMRLDYHRLREPAVVFSVVCVVFLLLVGVFFLDKSHATHRWIRFGGIGIQPSELAKLAVILYLAWFFGQKRRQATALEFSKKDLLQTLAPAAAPVLLFFALIVLQPDLGTSVEIVLIAFAVLFVAGLSPKWIGAGLAAAIPVLYLLIMRVGYRHDRILGFLNPEADPQGKGFQLLQSLIAVGSGGFTGVGLMESKQKLFYLPEAHTDFIFAVICEEMGFLGALVIIALFVAYGWRGLRAAFAAPDRFGQFLALGITAMVLSQALINFAVVLGMMPTKGIPLPFVSYGGSSLLVMLLATGVLLNISQQAQPQSQSQDW; encoded by the coding sequence GTGCCGCGCCGCCTCGAAATGGATCGCTGGTTATTTGGAGTGACGCTGACGCTGTGCTTTGCCGGTGCGGTCATGGTCTACAGCGCCTCGGCGGTCACCGCCGGCGAGCAGTACGGGGAGTCCGCGCATTTTCTCCTGCGCCAGCTCGTCTGGCTGGTCCTCGGCCTCGGGGGCATGCTGGCCCTCATGCGCCTCGATTACCACCGCCTGCGCGAGCCCGCCGTGGTTTTCTCCGTGGTGTGTGTCGTCTTCCTGTTGCTCGTGGGCGTCTTTTTTTTGGATAAGTCGCACGCCACGCACCGCTGGATCCGCTTTGGCGGCATCGGCATCCAGCCCTCCGAGCTGGCCAAGCTCGCCGTGATCCTCTATCTCGCCTGGTTTTTTGGCCAGAAGCGCCGCCAGGCCACGGCTCTCGAATTCAGCAAGAAAGACCTGCTGCAGACTTTGGCTCCCGCCGCCGCGCCGGTGCTCCTGTTTTTCGCCCTGATCGTCCTGCAACCGGACCTCGGCACCTCCGTCGAGATCGTGCTCATCGCCTTTGCGGTCCTCTTCGTCGCCGGGCTTTCCCCGAAATGGATCGGCGCCGGCCTCGCCGCGGCGATCCCCGTGCTCTATCTCCTGATCATGCGCGTCGGTTACCGCCACGACCGCATCCTCGGCTTCCTCAATCCCGAGGCCGATCCCCAGGGCAAGGGCTTTCAGCTGCTGCAGTCGCTCATCGCCGTCGGCTCCGGCGGCTTCACCGGCGTGGGCCTGATGGAGAGCAAGCAGAAGCTCTTCTACCTGCCCGAAGCGCATACGGATTTCATCTTCGCGGTGATCTGCGAAGAGATGGGCTTCCTCGGCGCGCTGGTGATCATCGCGCTGTTCGTGGCTTACGGCTGGCGGGGATTGCGCGCCGCTTTTGCCGCCCCCGACCGTTTCGGGCAGTTTCTGGCGCTGGGCATCACCGCCATGGTCCTCAGCCAGGCCCTGATCAATTTCGCGGTGGTTTTGGGCATGATGCCCACCAAGGGGATTCCGCTGCCGTTTGTGAGCTACGGCGGTTCGAGCCTGCTGGTGATGCTGCTGGCCACCGGCGTGCTCCTCAATATCAGCCAGCAGGCGCAGCCGCAGTCGCAGTCACAGGACTGGTAG
- the murD gene encoding UDP-N-acetylmuramoyl-L-alanine--D-glutamate ligase, translated as MPETVELRGKRVLVVGLARTGIATALFCAARGARVTATESRSASEIGEPVDKLRAAGCALELGGHRPETFLAQDLIVPSPGVPADAPLLEAARAQGIPIWSEIELASRFLKGRLIGITGSNGKTTTTSLVAHLLEAAGLPVILAGNIGTPLIARVEVTSDTSISVVELSSFQLELTAAFRPNIGLFLNLTPDHLDRHASLETYGRAKARMFANQTEADCALLNADDPLTAQYAPARPQVFWFSRKQRVAQGVYLRGNEIVFRRDGKEEILLLLEDVGLPGAHNLENVLAAALAAHLAGAGAGAIARGVRSFAGVEHRLEFVAEIAGVRYYNDSKATNVDATLKALDAFPGRLLVILGGKDKGSDYTLLQQPLREKALLALLIGAAADKIGAQITGSAPLERAGTLERALEIAAQRARSGDVVLLAPACASFDQFQNYEHRGRVFKQLVRQLAGRANGQNGNPGNTQAADAPAGKG; from the coding sequence ATGCCGGAAACAGTCGAACTTCGGGGCAAGCGCGTGCTGGTCGTCGGACTGGCGCGGACGGGCATTGCCACGGCTCTGTTCTGCGCCGCGCGCGGCGCCCGCGTTACCGCCACGGAATCGCGCAGTGCCAGTGAGATTGGCGAGCCGGTGGACAAGCTGCGCGCCGCCGGCTGCGCCCTCGAGCTCGGCGGGCACCGCCCGGAAACCTTTCTCGCGCAGGACCTCATCGTCCCCAGTCCCGGCGTTCCCGCGGATGCTCCGCTGCTCGAAGCCGCGCGCGCCCAGGGCATCCCCATCTGGAGCGAAATCGAGCTGGCCAGCCGCTTCCTGAAGGGCCGCCTCATCGGCATCACCGGCTCCAACGGCAAGACCACCACCACCTCGCTGGTGGCCCACCTGCTCGAAGCCGCGGGCCTGCCCGTGATCCTCGCCGGAAATATCGGCACGCCGCTCATCGCCCGCGTGGAGGTCACCAGCGACACGAGCATCTCGGTCGTCGAGCTCTCCAGCTTCCAACTGGAGCTCACCGCGGCCTTCCGCCCGAACATCGGCCTCTTCCTGAATCTCACCCCCGATCATCTGGACCGCCATGCCAGCCTGGAAACCTACGGCCGGGCCAAGGCGCGCATGTTTGCCAACCAGACCGAAGCCGACTGCGCTCTCCTCAACGCCGACGACCCGCTCACCGCGCAGTATGCCCCCGCGCGCCCGCAGGTCTTCTGGTTCAGCCGCAAGCAGCGCGTCGCGCAGGGCGTTTACCTGCGCGGAAACGAAATCGTCTTCCGCCGCGACGGCAAAGAAGAGATCCTGCTGCTCCTCGAAGACGTCGGCCTGCCCGGCGCGCACAATCTCGAAAACGTTCTGGCCGCGGCGCTGGCTGCGCACCTCGCCGGCGCCGGCGCAGGAGCCATTGCCCGCGGCGTGCGCAGCTTCGCCGGCGTCGAGCACCGCCTGGAATTTGTCGCGGAAATCGCCGGCGTGCGCTACTACAACGATTCCAAAGCCACCAACGTGGACGCCACGCTCAAGGCCCTGGACGCTTTTCCCGGCCGCCTTCTGGTGATCCTCGGTGGAAAGGATAAAGGCAGCGACTATACCCTGCTGCAGCAGCCCCTGCGCGAAAAAGCCCTGCTGGCCCTGCTCATCGGCGCTGCCGCGGACAAGATCGGCGCGCAGATCACCGGCAGCGCGCCCCTCGAGCGCGCCGGCACGCTCGAGCGCGCTCTGGAGATCGCCGCGCAGCGCGCGCGTTCCGGCGACGTCGTGCTCCTCGCGCCCGCCTGCGCCAGCTTCGACCAGTTTCAGAATTACGAGCACCGCGGCCGCGTCTTTAAGCAGCTCGTCCGCCAGCTCGCCGGCCGGGCCAACGGCCAGAACGGCAATCCGGGCAACACGCAGGCCGCCGATGCGCCTGCAGGAAAGGGGTAA
- the murG gene encoding undecaprenyldiphospho-muramoylpentapeptide beta-N-acetylglucosaminyltransferase, with product MKLLIAGGGTGGHVFPAMAIAREWLARGEGREVVLVGTQRGMEAKLVRQAGLPLETLRVAGLKGKGGATLARNLAMLFPAMQDAASVLRRHKPVAAFGVGGYAAGPMLLAAWLARIPTIIFEPNAEPGFTNRVLARLATRIATAYEAPARKWGAKAVLTGCPVRPEFFAIAARKPQPPFRLLITGGSQGAVKVNRAFVGAMERLAARKNELRVVHQTGERDYNVVRAAYERCAFPAEVVPFLTNMAERFAWADLILCRAGAITVAEVAAAGRAAIFIPFGAATDSHQLRNAQEMARTGAGRVIPEPELTPDRLTSEIFSLLDQPQEIEKLSENARGLARPTAARDIVTLIEGALRPCGGQS from the coding sequence GTGAAACTCTTAATCGCAGGCGGCGGCACCGGCGGCCACGTCTTCCCGGCGATGGCCATCGCCCGGGAATGGCTGGCCCGCGGAGAAGGCAGGGAAGTGGTGCTGGTGGGAACACAGCGCGGAATGGAAGCGAAGCTCGTGCGGCAGGCCGGGCTCCCCCTGGAGACGCTGCGCGTCGCCGGACTGAAAGGCAAAGGCGGCGCGACGCTGGCCAGAAATCTGGCCATGCTCTTTCCCGCCATGCAGGATGCCGCGAGCGTTCTGCGGCGCCACAAACCTGTCGCGGCCTTTGGCGTGGGCGGCTACGCCGCGGGTCCCATGCTCCTGGCGGCGTGGCTGGCGCGCATTCCCACCATCATCTTTGAGCCCAACGCCGAGCCCGGCTTCACCAACCGCGTCCTGGCGCGGCTGGCCACGCGCATTGCCACGGCCTACGAAGCGCCCGCAAGGAAGTGGGGCGCGAAAGCCGTGCTCACCGGCTGTCCCGTGCGCCCGGAATTTTTCGCCATCGCCGCGCGCAAGCCCCAGCCGCCTTTCCGCCTGCTCATCACCGGCGGCAGCCAGGGCGCCGTGAAGGTGAACCGCGCCTTCGTGGGCGCCATGGAGCGCCTGGCGGCGCGAAAAAATGAGTTGCGCGTAGTGCACCAGACCGGCGAACGCGATTATAATGTTGTGCGCGCCGCTTACGAACGGTGCGCATTTCCGGCGGAGGTGGTTCCTTTTCTGACGAATATGGCGGAGCGCTTTGCCTGGGCGGACCTCATTCTCTGCCGCGCAGGAGCTATCACCGTTGCGGAAGTTGCGGCCGCGGGCCGCGCCGCCATCTTCATCCCCTTCGGGGCCGCCACCGACAGCCACCAGCTGCGCAATGCGCAGGAGATGGCGCGGACCGGAGCGGGCCGCGTGATTCCCGAGCCGGAGCTCACCCCGGATCGTCTGACCAGCGAGATTTTTTCCCTCCTCGACCAGCCGCAGGAGATCGAAAAGCTTTCGGAAAACGCGCGGGGCCTGGCCCGGCCCACGGCCGCCCGCGACATCGTCACTCTGATTGAAGGGGCTCTGCGGCCCTGCGGGGGGCAGTCATGA
- the ftsZ gene encoding cell division protein FtsZ — translation MTAKDTGIRMSFSEELQPAKIKVVGVGGGGCNAVNRMIRAKVEGVEFIAANTDLQALKLSQAPVKLQLGGKLTKGLGAGANPEVGRKAALEDTEKIIEALEGSDMIFITSGLGGGTGSGAAPVVASLASELGALTVAVVTKPFAFEGKRRMQQAEQALAELVGAVDTVIVIPNERLMETVERGTSFFDAFRIADDILRQAVQGISDIITVPGIINRDFADVKAIMQGQGYAVMGTAVASGSNRAVDAANRAIASPLLEDNSIQGAHGILINICGSSSVTLHEVHEASSIIQKAAHENANIIFGAVQDDAMKDSIKITVIAAGFKEVHKKFPAQKPQFLPRTWKAGKEQAAAAVAGAGAQGELPNVVHQVQQNVREVSAEVPADDLDVPTFLRRQAQKA, via the coding sequence ATGACAGCAAAAGACACGGGAATCCGGATGAGCTTCAGCGAGGAGCTGCAGCCGGCAAAGATCAAGGTGGTGGGCGTGGGCGGCGGCGGGTGCAACGCCGTCAACCGCATGATCCGCGCCAAGGTCGAGGGCGTCGAGTTCATCGCGGCCAACACCGACCTGCAGGCGCTCAAGCTGTCGCAGGCTCCGGTGAAGCTGCAGCTCGGCGGGAAGCTCACCAAAGGGCTGGGCGCGGGCGCCAATCCTGAGGTTGGGCGCAAAGCCGCGCTCGAAGACACCGAGAAGATCATCGAAGCGCTGGAAGGCTCGGACATGATCTTCATCACCTCCGGGCTGGGCGGGGGCACGGGCAGCGGCGCGGCGCCGGTGGTGGCTTCGCTGGCTTCCGAGCTGGGCGCGCTGACCGTGGCCGTGGTCACCAAGCCGTTTGCCTTTGAAGGCAAGCGGCGCATGCAGCAGGCCGAGCAGGCCCTGGCGGAGCTGGTGGGCGCGGTGGATACGGTCATCGTCATCCCCAACGAGCGCCTGATGGAGACGGTGGAGCGCGGCACGAGCTTCTTCGACGCTTTCCGCATTGCCGACGACATCTTGCGCCAGGCGGTGCAGGGCATCTCGGACATCATCACCGTCCCGGGCATTATCAACCGCGACTTTGCCGACGTGAAGGCCATCATGCAGGGGCAGGGCTACGCGGTGATGGGCACGGCCGTGGCTTCCGGCTCCAACCGCGCGGTGGACGCCGCCAACCGGGCCATCGCCAGCCCCCTGCTGGAGGACAATTCCATCCAGGGCGCGCACGGCATCCTCATCAACATCTGCGGCAGCTCCAGCGTGACGCTGCATGAAGTCCATGAGGCTTCCTCGATCATCCAGAAGGCCGCCCACGAGAACGCCAACATCATTTTCGGCGCGGTGCAGGACGACGCCATGAAAGACTCCATCAAGATCACGGTCATCGCCGCGGGCTTCAAGGAAGTGCACAAGAAGTTTCCCGCGCAGAAGCCGCAATTCCTGCCGCGCACCTGGAAGGCGGGCAAGGAGCAAGCCGCCGCGGCCGTCGCAGGGGCGGGCGCCCAGGGCGAGCTGCCGAACGTCGTGCACCAGGTGCAGCAGAACGTCCGGGAAGTCAGCGCCGAAGTGCCAGCTGACGATCTGGATGTCCCCACCTTTCTCCGCCGCCAGGCCCAAAAAGCCTAG
- the ftsA gene encoding cell division protein FtsA: MAKKERYLVGLDIGSTKTCALIAELDGEQIKFVALGAAESKGLRKGLIVNLDSTVSSIRRAVEEAESVAGVPVESAVIGVAGSHVRGVNSRGGITLGQRARDIERDDVRRAVDAARNITLPEDREVLHVLPHEFIVDAQDGIRDPLGMVGQRLEANVHVVTSSAAATQNLVTAANKAGILISDTVLEPLASAESCLTQDERELGCCLLDIGGGTTELIVYGGGVVRHSSAVPVGGDHFTNDLAVGLRTPIPEAEKIKRAHGCAAAWLLREDQGIEIASVGDRPPRTVFSRMLTEIIEPRAQELLALIRDDLQREGLDSQIPAGFVLAGGGARLRGLLEMAEQAFHHPVRIAEPRGLVDLPEAVAHPEYATVVGLVLYAARARRNATQRPGNFVSRLRAMFAGAS, encoded by the coding sequence TTGGCCAAGAAAGAACGCTACCTGGTAGGGCTGGACATCGGCAGCACGAAGACCTGCGCGCTCATCGCCGAACTGGACGGCGAGCAGATTAAGTTCGTGGCGCTGGGCGCGGCTGAATCCAAGGGCCTGCGCAAGGGCCTCATCGTCAACCTCGATTCCACGGTCAGCTCCATCCGCCGGGCGGTCGAAGAGGCGGAGAGCGTCGCCGGGGTTCCGGTGGAGTCGGCGGTGATCGGCGTGGCCGGGAGCCACGTGCGCGGGGTGAACAGCCGCGGCGGGATTACCCTGGGGCAGCGCGCGCGCGACATCGAGCGCGACGACGTGCGCCGCGCCGTGGACGCCGCGCGCAACATCACGCTTCCCGAGGACCGCGAAGTGCTCCACGTGCTGCCCCATGAATTCATCGTGGACGCTCAGGATGGCATCCGCGATCCGCTGGGCATGGTCGGGCAGCGCCTCGAGGCCAACGTCCATGTGGTCACTTCCTCGGCCGCCGCCACCCAGAATCTGGTCACCGCGGCGAACAAGGCCGGCATCCTCATCAGCGACACGGTTCTCGAACCCCTGGCTTCCGCAGAATCCTGCCTGACGCAGGACGAGCGCGAACTGGGCTGCTGCCTGCTGGATATCGGCGGGGGCACGACCGAGCTGATCGTCTATGGCGGCGGCGTGGTGCGCCATTCCAGCGCCGTGCCCGTGGGCGGCGACCATTTCACCAACGACCTCGCGGTGGGTCTGCGCACCCCCATCCCCGAAGCGGAGAAGATCAAGCGCGCCCACGGCTGCGCCGCGGCATGGCTGCTGCGGGAAGACCAGGGGATCGAAATCGCCAGCGTGGGCGACCGCCCGCCGCGCACCGTCTTTTCGCGCATGCTCACGGAAATCATCGAGCCGCGCGCGCAGGAGCTGCTGGCGCTGATCCGCGACGACCTGCAGCGCGAAGGCCTGGACTCCCAGATTCCCGCGGGCTTCGTCCTGGCCGGGGGCGGGGCGCGGCTGCGCGGCCTGTTGGAGATGGCCGAGCAGGCCTTCCATCATCCGGTGCGCATCGCCGAGCCGCGCGGGCTGGTGGATCTGCCGGAGGCCGTGGCCCACCCCGAATACGCCACGGTGGTGGGGCTGGTGCTGTATGCGGCGCGGGCGCGGCGCAATGCGACGCAGCGCCCGGGAAATTTTGTCTCCAGATTGCGGGCCATGTTTGCCGGCGCTTCGTGA
- a CDS encoding FtsQ-type POTRA domain-containing protein — MKPIARSRAAAADTPEENLYQPELLAEEEPRYLRRQKPMEIRKRKFTPRSWAFYRRVLLVSAAVLAGGAVLFVTGRFFLYSPQVLLLKPDQIEVSGAHLVAREAIVSKFYADRGRSVLRIPLEERRLALEELPWVEQASVQRVLPNRVRVEITERTPIAFLRSGNELALIDAHGVILDRPAGQEFQFPVVSGVPESLPLPERERRMQVYQDFLKGVDLVKAGSSELVSEVDLANPKDLRVVLTGLAGPGSDAQAVTVHFGQDNFVNKYRMLVENFAQWQANAGRVQSIDLQYTRQVVVNPETSKATAKPDAPKAKAR; from the coding sequence ATGAAGCCCATCGCGAGGAGCCGGGCCGCGGCCGCCGACACTCCGGAAGAGAATCTGTACCAGCCGGAGCTGCTCGCCGAGGAAGAGCCGCGCTATCTGCGCCGCCAGAAGCCGATGGAGATCCGCAAGCGCAAGTTCACACCGCGCTCCTGGGCCTTCTATCGCCGGGTGCTGCTGGTGAGCGCGGCGGTGCTGGCGGGCGGCGCGGTGCTGTTCGTCACCGGGCGCTTCTTTCTTTATTCGCCGCAGGTGCTGCTGCTGAAGCCCGACCAGATCGAGGTGAGCGGCGCGCATCTGGTGGCCCGCGAAGCGATCGTCTCCAAATTCTACGCCGACCGCGGGCGCAGCGTTCTGCGCATCCCGCTGGAAGAGCGCCGCCTCGCCCTCGAAGAGCTTCCCTGGGTGGAGCAGGCCAGCGTGCAGCGCGTGCTGCCGAACCGCGTGCGCGTGGAAATCACCGAGCGCACCCCCATCGCTTTCCTCCGCTCCGGCAATGAATTGGCGCTGATTGATGCGCACGGCGTGATTCTCGACCGCCCCGCCGGACAGGAGTTCCAGTTTCCGGTAGTCTCCGGTGTGCCGGAGAGCCTGCCGCTGCCGGAGCGCGAGCGGCGCATGCAGGTCTACCAGGACTTCCTGAAGGGCGTGGACCTGGTCAAGGCGGGCTCGTCCGAGCTCGTGAGCGAAGTGGACCTGGCCAACCCCAAGGATCTGCGCGTGGTCCTGACCGGCCTCGCCGGACCGGGCAGCGACGCGCAAGCCGTCACCGTGCACTTCGGCCAGGACAATTTCGTGAACAAGTACCGCATGCTGGTGGAGAATTTCGCGCAGTGGCAGGCCAATGCCGGCCGCGTGCAGTCCATCGATTTGCAGTACACGCGGCAGGTGGTGGTCAATCCGGAGACGAGCAAAGCCACCGCGAAGCCGGATGCGCCAAAGGCCAAAGCGCGATAG
- the murB gene encoding UDP-N-acetylmuramate dehydrogenase, with protein sequence MKPMTIDDPKILAALPELGVELRRGVSMAELTSLGIGGTTDLLRMHRHDTIPELIRLLDERGIPHRFLGGGSNLLVRDGELPWVVLQLARSEPEVRIEGNFVWVDAAADLGRTVTFCAKHDLGGMEGLIGVPGTVGGALRMNAGAYGMQIGSYVREVTLYRAAARRMETLRGDRISFEYRHTSFAPDDMMLAVKLELPSKPFREILQGIRICNEKRRSSQPLNQKSAGCIFKNPPGASAGRMIDELGLKGHSVGDARVSDRHANFFVNAGHATAADMLALIADVRERVRQAYGFELENEVIIWNG encoded by the coding sequence ATGAAGCCCATGACCATTGACGATCCCAAGATTCTCGCGGCGCTCCCGGAACTCGGCGTGGAGCTGCGCCGGGGCGTGTCGATGGCCGAACTGACCTCGCTGGGTATCGGCGGCACCACCGACCTGCTGCGTATGCATCGCCACGACACCATTCCGGAGCTGATCCGCCTGCTCGACGAGCGCGGCATTCCCCACCGCTTCCTGGGCGGGGGCAGCAACCTGCTGGTGCGCGACGGCGAGCTGCCCTGGGTGGTGCTGCAATTGGCGCGCTCCGAGCCGGAGGTGCGCATCGAGGGCAATTTCGTCTGGGTGGACGCCGCGGCGGACCTCGGCCGCACCGTCACCTTCTGCGCCAAGCACGATCTCGGCGGCATGGAAGGGCTCATCGGCGTGCCCGGCACGGTGGGCGGGGCGCTGCGCATGAACGCCGGCGCTTACGGCATGCAGATCGGCAGCTACGTCCGCGAGGTAACGCTGTACCGCGCGGCCGCCCGCCGGATGGAGACCCTCCGGGGGGACCGGATTTCCTTTGAATACCGGCACACTTCTTTTGCGCCTGATGATATGATGCTCGCGGTGAAACTGGAACTTCCCTCCAAACCGTTCCGCGAAATACTCCAAGGGATTCGTATCTGCAATGAGAAGCGGCGCTCCTCCCAGCCGCTCAACCAGAAAAGCGCCGGCTGCATTTTCAAGAATCCTCCGGGCGCGTCCGCCGGGCGCATGATCGACGAGCTGGGGCTCAAGGGACATTCCGTGGGCGACGCGCGGGTCAGCGACCGCCACGCCAACTTCTTCGTCAACGCCGGGCACGCCACCGCCGCGGACATGCTGGCGCTGATCGCCGACGTGCGCGAGCGCGTGCGCCAGGCCTACGGGTTTGAGCTGGAGAACGAGGTGATCATCTGGAACGGATGA
- the mraY gene encoding phospho-N-acetylmuramoyl-pentapeptide-transferase → MLYYLLYELLHRTFSPFNVFRYLTVRTAYASLTALFLSLVFGPWVIRKLRELQIGQYIREEGPQEHRKKAGTPTMGGVLIVLATAVPTLLWADLTNIFVLLALFALFGFAAIGFVDDYSKVSRKHNRGMSGRRKLFFQGLVSVGVGVVLLVLAAFRAYSTELVFPFFKRLHPDMVIHSLRGHAHLWPLAFVPFLVFVTLVIVGSSNAVNLTDGLDGLAIGCTVIAAGALTVLTYVSSNYRWATYLEIQYIPRVGELTVFCGALVGASLGFLWYNAHPAEVFMGDVGSLALGGTLGVVAVIIKQEILLFFVGGIFVVEAVSVILQVASFRLRGKRIFRMAPIHHHFELLGWSESKVIVRFWIAALIFALFALTTLKLR, encoded by the coding sequence ATGCTCTACTACCTCCTTTACGAATTGCTGCACCGCACTTTCAGCCCCTTCAACGTCTTTCGTTATCTGACCGTGCGCACCGCCTATGCCAGCCTCACGGCGCTGTTTCTCTCGCTGGTCTTTGGGCCCTGGGTCATCCGCAAGCTGCGCGAGCTGCAGATCGGCCAGTACATCCGCGAGGAGGGGCCGCAGGAGCACCGCAAGAAGGCTGGGACACCGACCATGGGCGGCGTGCTCATCGTTCTGGCTACCGCGGTGCCCACGCTGCTGTGGGCCGATCTGACCAACATCTTTGTGCTTCTCGCGCTCTTTGCCCTCTTCGGGTTTGCGGCCATCGGCTTCGTCGACGACTATTCCAAGGTTTCCCGGAAGCACAACCGCGGGATGAGCGGCCGCCGGAAGCTCTTCTTCCAGGGACTGGTCAGCGTGGGCGTCGGGGTGGTGCTGCTGGTGCTGGCGGCGTTTCGCGCCTATTCCACCGAGCTGGTCTTTCCCTTTTTCAAGCGCCTGCACCCGGACATGGTCATCCACTCCCTGCGAGGGCATGCGCACTTGTGGCCGCTGGCATTTGTGCCGTTTCTGGTCTTCGTGACCCTGGTCATTGTGGGCTCCTCGAACGCGGTGAACCTCACCGACGGTCTCGACGGCCTGGCCATCGGCTGCACGGTGATCGCCGCGGGCGCGCTCACGGTCCTCACCTACGTGAGCAGCAACTACCGCTGGGCCACCTATCTCGAGATTCAGTACATCCCGCGCGTGGGCGAGCTTACGGTCTTCTGCGGCGCGCTGGTGGGAGCTTCGCTGGGCTTTCTCTGGTACAACGCGCACCCCGCGGAAGTGTTCATGGGCGACGTGGGCTCGCTGGCGCTCGGCGGCACCCTGGGCGTGGTCGCGGTCATCATCAAGCAGGAGATCCTGCTCTTCTTCGTGGGCGGAATCTTCGTGGTGGAAGCGGTGTCCGTGATCCTGCAGGTGGCGTCGTTCCGCCTGCGCGGCAAGCGCATCTTCCGCATGGCGCCCATCCATCACCATTTCGAGCTGCTGGGCTGGAGCGAATCGAAAGTGATCGTGCGCTTTTGGATTGCGGCGCTGATTTTCGCGCTCTTCGCGCTGACCACGCTGAAGTTGCGCTAG
- the murC gene encoding UDP-N-acetylmuramate--L-alanine ligase translates to MVTFRNFQRMHLVGIGGIGMSGIAEVLLTLGYSVSGSDTRPSPITERLRNLGAAIYEGHKAENVEGAHVVVISSAIKAENPEVVEAHKHKIPVIPRAEMLAELMRLKYGIAVAGAHGKTTTTSLVASVLAAAHLDPTFVIGGRVNQAGTTARLGKGEYFVVEADESDRTFLLLAPVVAVVTTIDREHLDQYASLEDIQEAFTQFVNRVPFYGAAILCLDEPNVQAIIPCVKRPIITYGTSSQADLVISDIATRDLGSDFRLTYKGEDLGLFHLPTPPGVHNVRNAAAAAAVALYLNVPSDLIREGLAKFAGVGRRFDIKGVIHDITVVDDYGHHPAEIKATLDAARGCKFSRLLVLFQPHRYSRTEHLWDDFCRAFNQADVLVLTDIYAAGEAPISGITSAALAAAIRGAGHKNVFYCASLQEGIEHLLREARPGDAILTIGAGSVSRASHELALLLGAKYPEVAEKSAKPPEAR, encoded by the coding sequence ATGGTCACGTTCCGCAATTTTCAACGCATGCACCTGGTGGGCATCGGCGGCATCGGCATGAGCGGCATCGCTGAAGTGCTGCTCACGCTCGGCTATTCCGTCAGCGGCTCGGACACCAGGCCCTCGCCCATCACCGAGCGGTTGCGCAATCTCGGCGCGGCCATCTACGAGGGCCACAAGGCCGAAAACGTGGAGGGCGCGCACGTGGTGGTTATCTCTTCCGCGATCAAGGCGGAGAACCCCGAAGTGGTCGAGGCGCACAAGCACAAAATTCCGGTCATCCCCCGCGCGGAGATGCTCGCCGAGCTGATGCGCCTGAAATACGGCATCGCCGTGGCCGGCGCGCACGGCAAAACCACCACGACTTCACTCGTCGCCTCCGTTCTCGCTGCGGCGCATCTCGACCCGACTTTCGTCATCGGCGGCAGAGTGAACCAGGCGGGCACCACGGCGCGGCTCGGCAAGGGCGAGTATTTCGTCGTCGAAGCCGACGAGAGCGACCGCACCTTCCTGCTGCTGGCTCCGGTCGTCGCCGTGGTCACCACCATCGACCGCGAGCACCTCGACCAGTACGCCTCGCTCGAGGACATCCAGGAAGCCTTCACGCAGTTCGTCAACCGCGTGCCCTTCTACGGCGCGGCCATCCTGTGCCTGGACGAGCCCAACGTGCAGGCCATCATCCCCTGCGTGAAGCGCCCGATCATCACCTACGGCACCTCCAGCCAGGCCGACCTGGTCATCAGCGACATCGCGACCAGGGATTTGGGCAGCGACTTCCGCCTCACCTACAAGGGCGAGGACCTCGGCCTGTTCCACCTGCCCACGCCCCCGGGCGTGCACAACGTGCGCAACGCCGCCGCAGCCGCCGCCGTCGCGCTGTATCTCAACGTTCCCTCGGACCTGATCCGCGAGGGCCTGGCCAAATTCGCGGGCGTGGGCCGCCGCTTCGACATCAAGGGCGTGATCCACGACATCACCGTGGTGGACGACTACGGCCATCACCCCGCGGAAATCAAAGCCACGCTGGACGCCGCGCGCGGCTGCAAGTTCAGCCGCCTCCTGGTGCTCTTTCAGCCGCACCGCTACTCGCGCACCGAGCATCTCTGGGACGACTTCTGCCGCGCTTTCAACCAGGCCGACGTCCTGGTCCTCACCGACATCTACGCGGCGGGCGAAGCGCCTATTTCCGGCATCACCAGCGCAGCCCTGGCCGCCGCCATCCGCGGCGCCGGCCACAAAAACGTTTTCTACTGCGCCTCCCTGCAGGAGGGCATCGAGCATCTGCTGCGCGAAGCGCGGCCCGGCGACGCCATCCTGACGATCGGCGCGGGAAGCGTCAGCCGCGCCAGCCACGAGCTGGCGCTGCTGCTCGGCGCGAAATATCCGGAGGTTGCGGAGAAATCCGCGAAGCCTCCTGAAGCGCGTTGA